The DNA window ACTGACATCGCGCGCATCGAGCGCGGCCTTCAACTGTTGGAGTGCGGCAAACGCACTCTTCGAGATACCGTTTGAATCTGTGGTCTGGTTATCGAAGATCGCATCGCCAGAATGAGCAATGTCGAAAGGACTGCCACCGGGATAGAGACTTTGGCGTGTACTGGCAGAACCGGCATAGGCCGTGACGGCGCCGAGGTTCGGATCAAAATCAAAGGGCTGTACCGTATCGCTGTTGCCGGAAAAAACATAGCGGCCTTCCACCGCTAAGTTTGAAATATTGAGGAGTTGCTGGGTGAGATCGGAGGCCTGCAGCGACAGGGAGGTCCAGGTGGATTCTGAATTGAAATCGGATTGCGCCTGCCCTGCGAGGACGCGAGCACTCTCAAGTGTCTTGACTGCCGAGGAAAGAGCCCCTTCTGCGGCATCGACTTCCGCCTTCGTACGCCCTAGGTTGTTCTTGAGCTGTGCATTCGCTGCCAGTTCCGACCGTGTGCTCAACAGCGGACTGATGCCATCCGGCTCATCGGCGGCGGAGAAGATTCTCTTCCCGCTGGTTACTTGGCGTTGAGCGCGATCCATCCGCGCTTGGATTTGGTTGAGGCCACGAAGGAACCGGAGATCGCTGGGGGAAAGAGAATTGGTCATGGAAGAGGCCTCTAATTGAAGATATTGAGAATGGTCTGGGTCATCTCGTTGATGGTCTTAAACAACTGCGCGGAAGCCTGGTAAGACCGCTGGTACTGGATCAGCAGGCTCGCCTCTTCATCAAGGGAAACTCCCTGGACACTGGCCCGTAGTTCCTTGGCCTGGAGCAATAAGTCTCCTTGGACCTGGGAGGCGCCCTGGGCGTTGGATAAGTCGCGGCCCACACGTCCGGCGACGGTGCCATAGTACTGCTGGAAGGTCTGATCCTGGATGAAGCGGCCCTGCGCGAGTTGCGTCAACGCAATGGCATTCGCATTGCCTCCGGGCTGGTTTGCGCCAGCCAGCGCCAACTGGTCTGTGCTCAGTG is part of the Bryobacter aggregatus MPL3 genome and encodes:
- a CDS encoding flagellin, with translation MTNSLSPSDLRFLRGLNQIQARMDRAQRQVTSGKRIFSAADEPDGISPLLSTRSELAANAQLKNNLGRTKAEVDAAEGALSSAVKTLESARVLAGQAQSDFNSESTWTSLSLQASDLTQQLLNISNLAVEGRYVFSGNSDTVQPFDFDPNLGAVTAYAGSASTRQSLYPGGSPFDIAHSGDAIFDNQTTDSNGISKSAFAALQQLKAALDARDVSAVKTSMQSIEAAFHHVSDELSFYGTAQSRVYDATAATGAADLRLNTQLNRLESADYTQSILDMQQAEFNQQSALQIRAQRPRTSLFDFLG